CTCCCAATGGACGATGAAGACCACAACCCCACCTTGATGGCACCACAACAAGGCGAACTTGAACAGCAACTGGCACAAGACGCACGCAAAACGTCGCTCTCAAAACATCAACACAAGCGCAAAGAACAGACCCAGAGCGCCCCGCTTGATCTGAACATGGACAAAACCTTGCTGGGCAAGCGCAGTACGGTCAGTGCCAAACACAAAGCCGAACACGTACTGGAATTAAACCAGACCCTGATCAATGGACGCTACACCATCCAAGCCTTTATCGACAAAGGCGGCATGGGCGAGGTTTATCAAGCCTACGACAACATCCGTCGCCAAGAGGTGGCCATCAAAGTACTGCTGCCCGATCTGGACAAAGACGCTTACGAACGTTTTTTCAATGAAGCGCGCCTTTCCAGCCAACTCAGCCACCAAAACATCGTCAACGTTTACGACGTGCAAAAAGACGGCGAACTGATCTTTATGAGCATGGAGCTGCTCAAAGGTGAAAACCTACGCCACCGTATGCGTCGTCATCAACGCGCCAATGAGGCCATGCCACAAGCTGAAATCCATCAGCTCGCCATTGCCATGAGCAGCGCTCTTCAATACGCCCACAAAAAAATCATTCACCGCGACATCAAACCAGAAAACATCTGGGTCTGTGACAACGGCGAAATCAAACTGATGGATTTTGGCATCGCCCGCACCTTCTCTCACGAACAAGCGATTCAGACCCGCACCGTCGCCGGTTCCGTACGTTACATGGCTCCCGAGCAGTTGGGCAGCGGCGACGGCTCTCAAATGCTGGAGATCGACAGCCGCGCCGATCAATACGCCCTTGGGGTTATTCTCTACGAACTGCTGAGCAACACCCCACTCTCTGGTCGCATCACGCCCTTGTGTGAGATCAACAGCGACATCAACGAACAGTTGGCTGAGATTGTGGAAAAAATGCTCGAAGGCAAAGCCGATAATCGCTTCGCCTCGACCAAAGTACTGCATCACGCCCTCAAAACACCCTTGAGCAGCAACAGCCTGTTCTCACAGTTCTCATCCAAGATGAACAAGCTAGCGCATGAGTCATCCAAAAGTGGATTAATATCAAATCTTGCTCCCAAACTAAGCAGACTCTTTTTACGTAAGTAGTTGATGTTACTCAGTGGGTAAGAAACCAAAAGAATCCCACCGCCCTACAGATCAAGACGGCGTAGGGCGCACTAACCAAAGGGCAGTGCGCCGATAAAACCAAGCAAGAGCACATCCCCCTCAATCCCCCCCAAAACAACTGCACCAACTATTTCTAACTTATTTTCCTTATAGATAAAAAAGTAATTAATTTCCTATGTTATTTTTATACCTAAGTCAATAGACTACGATCATCCCATTCAAATAAAGCGACCAAAGGTAATTCGAGTCGTATGAGTTGCACGGAGCAGAGGATAAACGGATAGGGAGATAACACAGCGGACTGGAACTGTCCGTTGTCAGGAATTAAAGAATGGATTCTTTTTGATATTTGATGAGCTTGCTTCTCATCACAGGAATTGAAAAGGAAAACAGCTATGAAAATTGGTGTAGTAGATGACCATGAAATGTTCAGCGACTCATTGAGCCTCACCTTTCACTGCCTTTTAGAAGGCAGTGAAGTATCCAGCTTTTACGACCCCGAGGTGTTCCTCAACTCCATTGATCAAGGCAGCCGTTTCGATCTGCTGCTCATTGATATGAACATGCCCAAAATGGACGGCCTAAGCCTGTTGCAAGCCTTGCAGGCACGTCATATTGAAACCCCCGTCGTCATTCTCTCGGCGACGGATAACATCGAGATCATTCGTAAGGTCTGGGATCAAGGCGCAGCGGCTTTTATCTCCAAAACCGGCGGTTGCAGAACGTTGGTCGAAATCCTAAAACGGATTTTAGAAGGCGAACGCTATTTATCAGAGCCGATCAAAAAGTCGATCAAACAACTGAAAAAATGCTCAGGTACAGAAGAGGATCAAAAAACCCTCCAGCACCTAGGCATCACCAAAAAACAGTTGTCAGTACTAAAATTGATCGTGAAAGGCCACACCAATCAGCAAGTGGCCTCGGTAATGAACGTCAGTGAACATACGATTAAATCCCATGCCAGCGCCATTTATCGCACTGTTGGGGTACCCAATCGCAGCAGCTGCATTGCTCATGTTAGAACGATGGGGTTGGGCTTTTAAAGCCATCCAAACTAAACCCTAGGGCAGAAAATTTTCTGCCCCTACGCTCCTCCACTCAAAACAAAATCTCCAACAAACCCATAAAACTTCCAATATTCGCCTCAATACGCCCTTTTTTCATTTTAATTACGCAAAAAAGTTCAAAAATTCATACTTTAGGATGAGGTTTTAAAGTTCTTTTTTCTATAAAATTCTGTGAATCAGTTCTCATATCCAACCGGTAAAAAATAAAATTTTCTCAAGGAATATCAAATGATACTAAAAATAATCCCTCTAATGGTGGCCTTTGCAGCCATCTCAGTGACCACATCGTCCCTGCAAGCGGCCTCACTCACTGCAAGTCACCAAGTGCTGTCACAACAGCAGGGAACAAACGGCTTTGACGTCACATTGGCTCTTACGGTAAGCAATACAGGAGCAACCCCTCTCAGCGCCCTCTCACTGACCTCTATGGAATCCATTTCATTCGAAAGCCAACTCACTCTCCTTGGGTAGCATGGCGGCAGGAAGCAGCGTTTCTGTAAACTGGAGCCTCACCCTACCGGCTCCTGATCTTCCCCTGCTGATGCTTGATGCCTCTGATATCGATGCTAATGGCACTGTCAATCACACTCCCGTTATCAGTGAGGCACAGTAAAATGAAATCCTTCAACTCTTTTAAACTCATTCAGCTGCTGGCCTTTCTATTTTTAGGTCTGCTTTCTGCACTCTCCACAGCTCAAGCCGCTCCCACTGTTTGGGGAGCCAACTGGCACGGAGAACTGGGCGACGGTACAACCACTCAACGTAATAGCCCCGTTACTATTGTAGGGGGACTGGAATACAGTCAAATTTCTGCTGGATACACACATACACTAGCCCTCAGGGCAGACGGCACGGTCTGGAGTTGGGGCAATGGTACCGCTGGTCAATTGGGTCATGACAACCGCTCAAACCAATACCGCCCTGTGCAGATCGGTGGCCTAAATAACGTTGCTTCACTCTCCGCAGGGACTTTCCACTCTCTGGCCGTGAAAACAGACGGCACGGTCTGGAGTTGGGGCTATAATGACTCTGGTCAATTGGGTCATGGCAACAGGGCAAACCAATACCGCCCTGTGCAGATCGGTGGCCTAAATAACGTTGCTTCACTCTCCGCAGGGACTTTCCACTCTCTGGCCGTGAAAACAGACGGCACGGTCTGGAGTTGGGGCTATAGTCTCTATGGTCAATTGGGTCATGGCAACAGTGCAACCCAATACCGCCCTGTGCAGATCGATGGCCTAAATAACGTTGCTTCACTCTCCGCAGGGGGTTACCACTCTCTGGCCGTGAAAACAGACGGCACGGTCTGGAGTTGGGGCTATGGTAGCGCTGGTCAATTGGGTCATGGCAACCGCTCAAACCAATACCGCCCTGTGCAGATCGGTGGTCTATCATCCACATCGATAGAAGCAGGCTCGCATCACTCCTTCACTTATACCGGAGGCGTAAACAATCAAGCACCGGTTGCCCATGCGGGTGCCAATCAAACCCTAGAAAGCACCGGCAGCTCCAGCGCCAATGTGACCTTAGATGGTTCTGCTTCATCTGATGCCGATGGCGACACCTTAACCTATGCATGGTCGTGGGCAGGCGGTTCAGCTACGGGCGTCAGCAATTCAGTCTCTTTGCCTCTGGGCACAACAGTTGTGACTCTGACCGTCGATGACGGTACCGACAGCACAACCGACACCGTTTCCATCACCGTTCAAGACACCACACCACCCACCGTCAATGCCGGTGCTGATGTCACTCTGGAATCCACCGACGCGGCCGGTGCTGCCTTTAGTGTCTTGGATCAAACCACCTCCGATGATGTCGGTTGTGGTTCGCCATCACTGAGTGCGGCTCCCACCCCCGCCTTCTACCCGCTCGCAGGTACCACGGTTACCGTTACCGCCACGGATTGTGTCAGCCTCACAGCAACCGATACCATGCTGGTAACGGTTCAAGACACCACCGCGCCGGTTCTCACCGTTCCAGCCAATGTCAGTGTTGAAGCCAACGCGGTCTTAAGCACCGTCGCCATCGGCAGCGCTTCTGCAACAGACATCTTTGCTGTAACAGTAACCAACGACGCTCCGATGACTTTCCCATTGGGTGATACGGTGGTGACCTACACCGCCACTGATGGCAACGGTCTCACAAGTACTGCGACTCAAACCATCACCGTGACGGACACCACTGCGCCGGTTCTCACCGTTCCTTCAGCGATTACTTCTGAAGCCAGTGCAGTAGAAAGTCTCATTGCGCTGGGTACTGCCACCGCAACGGACATCTTTGGTGCTACGGTTACCAACGATGCGCCAGCAACCTTCCCTCTCGGCGATACGGTGGTGACCTACACCGCCACTGATGGCAACGGTCTCACAAGTACTGCGACTCAAACCATCACCGTAACGGACACCACTGCGCCGGTTCTCACCGTTCCTTCAGCGATCACTTCTGAAGCCAGTGCCATCTCCAGCCTCATTGCTCTGGGTACCGCAACCGCAACGGACATCTTTGGTGCTACGGTTACCAGTGATGCCCCAGCTACTTACAGCTTAGGCACCACGGTAGTCACTTGGACCGCAACGGATGTGAACGGCAATGTCAGCACCGCGACGCAAAACGTGGTGGTGGTCGATACAACCGCCCCAGTACTGATCGCTCCAGCAGCCATCAATATTGAAGCCACCGGCGCTCAAACCCCCGTCGCCATCGGCACCGCTACCGCTACCGACATCTTTGGCTTCAACATCACTAACGATGCCCCTGCCACTTACGGCTTAGGCACCACCGTGGTCACTTGGACCGCCACCGATGTGAATGGCAACGTCAGCACCGCGACACAAAACGTAGTCGTGGTAGACACCACCGCACCCACCGTGACCGCCAATCTGAACCCCGTCAGTCAGGGTGATGATGATCATGATTCCGATGAAGGTCGTTTCACTGTCTCCTTCAACGTCTCTGACATTGTCGATGCCAACCCCACCGTGGTAGCGGAGCTGATCGTCGCCGGTCACGCCACCGCCATCGCGGTTACCAAAGGTCAACTCATCGAGTTTGAATACGAAGATGAAAAAACCGAAGTGGAGATCGAAGACGGCATTCTTGAGATCGAAGCACCCAGCATGGTGTTGCGGATCACCGCCACCGACGCCAGCGGCAACGTCACCGTGGTTGAAGTTCAACCTCAAGGCCTGAGCCGTGATAACGACGATGATTATGATCGTAACGACGATCACGATGATTGATCGCTAACCCTCCTGCTTGAGTCGCTCTGATTCAAGCAGATCCTTAAAGGTAAAAGCCCGCTCTTGAGCGGGCTTTTTTTTGTGGGTAACTGTTTCAGGTTTATAAAAAAATAGATAGCTGATAAGATCTGTTTATGGTCAAGAAAAAAAAGTCTAAGCACAACAAGGTTGTTGATGAGCGTTATACTTTCTCGAAAAATAGGGGTGGTGGTTTGATCAAAATTGAAGTGTGGGAAGATCAGTACGGAGCGGTGGTTCGATACAATATGGCTTACATCAATTTTGCCCTCTACTCTGGAGATCATGGTCGCGTAATTGGGTACGATAATGCCCATAACTATCACCATAGACATTGTTTTGGTGTGGTCTCACCTGTGAACGATTTTGTAGGTTATGAGGTTTTGCTTGAACATTTTGAAGCAGAAGTAAGAGGCTATTTAAATGAGCATTGAAATTAAATCGGGCACCCTGAGTGACTTCTTTCATTCAGCAAAAAAAACGGCAAAAGCGGTGGATAACGGTGAATCTTTGACACAAAAAAGAACGCTCTGGGTTGAAGGTGATGATCTTGTCTCGTTATTAAAACCGGCAAGGAGGCGTTTGGTTCAATACCTACGCCAAGAGAAAAAAGTCTGTTTTTCTGATTTGATGCTGGCGATGGAACGAAGCCCTGTTAGCTTGAACAACGACTTAAAGTTATTAGCCAAATATAATTTAGTGCGCATTTGTCGAGAAAGTAACCCAGGTCATGGTGTTCACAAAGTGATTGAGTCGGTGTTATCAAATGAAAAAATTGAGTTTCGAGTGGATGTGTAGCGAAACAGTCTAAAACCAGTGCAGTAGACAACGTCAATGCTCTGGGTACCACAACTGCAACCGATCCCAATGGCAATATCAGTACTGCAATAGCTACTGACTTTTTTCAAAGCTAAAAGCCCGCTCTTGAGCGGGCTTTTTTGTAGATCTGAGTTACGCACTGCTTTGAATTCCCACGACACTCTCTGGGGAAAAAAATAAAATCTCCCTCGACCCCTCTTCCATTGAAGAGGGGTCGAGGGAGATTTGCTCTTGCTTGGTTTTATCGGCTATCAGGATTTAAATAACGGTAAACAAAGTCATTAAATTTGCCGAGATGAAATAAAGCAGTCGCACCAATCTCAATGGATAAAAACAGACAAGGAATCATCATGCCCCCCTCTTTAGCCACATCATTAAATGTAATCTTCATCGTAATCTCTTTTTTTTCACACAGCCTTTACGCGCTGCCCATCTCATGGGGAAAAAAATGACAACGGTCAACTGGGTCACAACGCCGCCGGTGGTCCTGTTCCCCATGCCATTCTTAACTCTGACCCATTCAGCGCGATTGAGCTTGGCGCTCATGCCTCCATTGCACTGAAAACAGACGGCAGCGTCTGGAGCTGGGGAGGAAACTGGCACGGCGAATTGGGCGATGGAACCACAACACAAAGCACTCGACCCGTACAGGTCGTCGGCCTAAACAACGTCATTGCCGTGAGCCGAGCAGCAAAAACAGATACGGTGGCCGCCCTGAAAGCCGATGGCAGCGTTTGGTGCTGGGGGCAGAATCAATATGGGCAGTTGGGCAACGGCACTCAGATAGACTCACTGACCGCCGTGCAGAGCAACATCTCCAATGTGATCGCCATCGCCACCGGACCTGCGGATGTCATGGCCTTAAAAAAGGACGGCACCGTTTGGGCTTGGGGAGACAACCTCTATTGGAAATTCGGCTCAACTTCTACGGCATCCGCTGGCGGCGTTTTTCAGGTTTTGGGCATCAGCAATGTGGTGGCCATCGCCTCCGGCAGTTATCACGCCCTCTACTTAAAAGCCGATGGCAGCGTTTGGCTGTCAGGACGTATGGGCAGTGTCTCTCACAGAACCCCCACACAGGTGGCCAATTTATCCCAAGTGGTTGAAATCACTGCTGGCCAAGAGTACAGCCTTGCCCGCAAAAAGGACGGCAGTGTCTGGGCGTGGGGTGCCAATTATTATGGCAATTTGGGCGATAACACAACCACCGAACGCCTGACTCCCGTTCAGATCACAGGATTAAACCAAGTGGTCGATCTGGCCGCAAACTTGTTCCACTCTCTCGCTGTGAAAGCCGACGGCACTGTCTGGAGCTGGGGTTCAAATACAGCCGGTCAACTCGGCCACCGCAAGGCGCAACACAAAACGCCTCAGCAGATCATCGGCGTATCGCAATTCAATGCCGTTGCC
The sequence above is a segment of the Gammaproteobacteria bacterium genome. Coding sequences within it:
- a CDS encoding serine/threonine-protein kinase, translating into MEREQALTVLGLDSEASLQTAEMAYQLMWDECNFTIDQSDSAQERLESLDTMQHLDSAVTLLRNAANQKHDDDEFAIESAETVMIPPTGVTLRRTSAPNLTLADTSAIDLELNHSRIQKATPNDEAHLPMDDEDHNPTLMAPQQGELEQQLAQDARKTSLSKHQHKRKEQTQSAPLDLNMDKTLLGKRSTVSAKHKAEHVLELNQTLINGRYTIQAFIDKGGMGEVYQAYDNIRRQEVAIKVLLPDLDKDAYERFFNEARLSSQLSHQNIVNVYDVQKDGELIFMSMELLKGENLRHRMRRHQRANEAMPQAEIHQLAIAMSSALQYAHKKIIHRDIKPENIWVCDNGEIKLMDFGIARTFSHEQAIQTRTVAGSVRYMAPEQLGSGDGSQMLEIDSRADQYALGVILYELLSNTPLSGRITPLCEINSDINEQLAEIVEKMLEGKADNRFASTKVLHHALKTPLSSNSLFSQFSSKMNKLAHESSKSGLISNLAPKLSRLFLRK
- a CDS encoding HYR domain-containing protein, which encodes MKSFNSFKLIQLLAFLFLGLLSALSTAQAAPTVWGANWHGELGDGTTTQRNSPVTIVGGLEYSQISAGYTHTLALRADGTVWSWGNGTAGQLGHDNRSNQYRPVQIGGLNNVASLSAGTFHSLAVKTDGTVWSWGYNDSGQLGHGNRANQYRPVQIGGLNNVASLSAGTFHSLAVKTDGTVWSWGYSLYGQLGHGNSATQYRPVQIDGLNNVASLSAGGYHSLAVKTDGTVWSWGYGSAGQLGHGNRSNQYRPVQIGGLSSTSIEAGSHHSFTYTGGVNNQAPVAHAGANQTLESTGSSSANVTLDGSASSDADGDTLTYAWSWAGGSATGVSNSVSLPLGTTVVTLTVDDGTDSTTDTVSITVQDTTPPTVNAGADVTLESTDAAGAAFSVLDQTTSDDVGCGSPSLSAAPTPAFYPLAGTTVTVTATDCVSLTATDTMLVTVQDTTAPVLTVPANVSVEANAVLSTVAIGSASATDIFAVTVTNDAPMTFPLGDTVVTYTATDGNGLTSTATQTITVTDTTAPVLTVPSAITSEASAVESLIALGTATATDIFGATVTNDAPATFPLGDTVVTYTATDGNGLTSTATQTITVTDTTAPVLTVPSAITSEASAISSLIALGTATATDIFGATVTSDAPATYSLGTTVVTWTATDVNGNVSTATQNVVVVDTTAPVLIAPAAINIEATGAQTPVAIGTATATDIFGFNITNDAPATYGLGTTVVTWTATDVNGNVSTATQNVVVVDTTAPTVTANLNPVSQGDDDHDSDEGRFTVSFNVSDIVDANPTVVAELIVAGHATAIAVTKGQLIEFEYEDEKTEVEIEDGILEIEAPSMVLRITATDASGNVTVVEVQPQGLSRDNDDDYDRNDDHDD
- a CDS encoding DUF6516 family protein; this translates as MVKKKKSKHNKVVDERYTFSKNRGGGLIKIEVWEDQYGAVVRYNMAYINFALYSGDHGRVIGYDNAHNYHHRHCFGVVSPVNDFVGYEVLLEHFEAEVRGYLNEH
- a CDS encoding response regulator transcription factor; the protein is MKIGVVDDHEMFSDSLSLTFHCLLEGSEVSSFYDPEVFLNSIDQGSRFDLLLIDMNMPKMDGLSLLQALQARHIETPVVILSATDNIEIIRKVWDQGAAAFISKTGGCRTLVEILKRILEGERYLSEPIKKSIKQLKKCSGTEEDQKTLQHLGITKKQLSVLKLIVKGHTNQQVASVMNVSEHTIKSHASAIYRTVGVPNRSSCIAHVRTMGLGF
- a CDS encoding transcriptional regulator; translated protein: MSIEIKSGTLSDFFHSAKKTAKAVDNGESLTQKRTLWVEGDDLVSLLKPARRRLVQYLRQEKKVCFSDLMLAMERSPVSLNNDLKLLAKYNLVRICRESNPGHGVHKVIESVLSNEKIEFRVDV